A window of the Cytophagaceae bacterium genome harbors these coding sequences:
- a CDS encoding prohibitin family protein, with amino-acid sequence MLLIIIGVLALLAAFNLSKLNNPLSRFSGGIKIGGFVLAALGLLSTMVVQIDAGKVGVQSLFGKVKQETLPSGLNIVNPLVDVKEMDIKTQNYTMSGVHDEGSKSGDDAIKVLSADGLEVTIDLTVLFRILPEKAPNIVRGIGLDYVDVIVRPLSRTRIRDISANYEAVSLYSLKRDEFQTRIFGAIEKDFKTRGLVLEQLLVRNITLPESVKKTIESKINAEQDAQKMQFVLQKEKQEAERKRVEAQGIADYQRIITSTLTDKQLQYEQIKAQKDLAASPNAKIIIMGKNAPVMLNAN; translated from the coding sequence ATGTTACTAATTATTATTGGTGTGCTTGCCTTGCTTGCAGCCTTCAATTTATCTAAACTTAATAACCCACTTTCAAGATTTTCAGGTGGCATTAAAATCGGTGGATTTGTTTTGGCTGCATTGGGATTATTGTCCACCATGGTTGTTCAGATTGACGCCGGGAAAGTTGGGGTTCAGTCACTTTTTGGTAAAGTAAAACAAGAAACTCTTCCGAGTGGATTGAACATTGTAAATCCATTGGTAGATGTGAAAGAAATGGACATTAAGACCCAAAATTATACCATGTCTGGTGTTCATGATGAGGGTTCGAAATCTGGTGACGATGCCATCAAAGTATTGTCTGCAGATGGGTTGGAAGTAACCATTGACCTTACGGTACTTTTCCGGATTTTGCCTGAAAAAGCTCCAAATATTGTAAGGGGAATTGGCCTTGATTATGTAGATGTGATTGTCAGACCACTTTCAAGAACCAGAATTCGGGATATTTCAGCCAATTATGAGGCGGTAAGTTTATATTCCTTGAAAAGGGATGAATTTCAGACAAGGATTTTTGGGGCCATTGAAAAAGATTTTAAAACCAGAGGTCTTGTTTTAGAGCAATTATTGGTAAGAAATATTACCCTGCCAGAATCGGTTAAAAAGACCATAGAATCAAAAATCAATGCCGAGCAGGATGCCCAAAAAATGCAGTTTGTATTGCAAAAAGAAAAACAGGAAGCAGAAAGGAAAAGAGTTGAAGCACAAGGTATTGCTGATTATCAGCGTATTATAACTTCCACACTTACTGACAAACAATTGCAATATGAGCAAATAAAAGCCCAGAAAGATTTGGCGGCATCGCCAAATGCAAAAATAATAATTATGGGAAAAAATGCCCCAGTGATGTTGAATGCCAATTAA
- a CDS encoding glycoside hydrolase family 127 protein encodes MKKIGFIFLLLIYSSVGFSQSFYPYQGISFNKVKLNDNFWLPKIEINRTVTIPWSFEQCKTTGRIKNFEQAAARTGKFCGVYVFDDTDVYKTIEGAAYSLQVKYDFKLDSYVDSLINLIAAAQEPDGYLYTVRTMGDKHNWIGKERYEKEHEHSHELYNAGHFYEAATAHYWATGKKNMLNLAVKNADHLLTVFGPDKKSVAPGHQVIEMGLVKMYLATGKKEYLDLSQFFIEARGKRIYPKSPGTAGATVWETGEYWQDHKPATEQTEAIGHSVRATYLYAGMADVAALTQNQKYIDAINKIWGNAAGKKTYITGGIGASGGWEGFGQDYDLPNEDAYCETCAGIGNVYWNHRMFMLTGEAKYMDMVERTLFNGILGGIGLDGKSFYYANPMEYRFSHGELGGENKRSPWFTCSCCPTNICRFMPSIPGYIYAKKDNQLIVNLYIGSETEIEINPKEKLMVKQTSNMPWDGKIKFEVNSTNKKGTTYTLKFRIPGWANGNVFPTDLYGANVVAEIGEILKINGVTVSSPDLKIVNGYIILEKVWKKGDLVEINFPMDTYQIFSNPKIVANKNLLSVQRGPVLYCAEFADNNGKTSNIMIPEFSKFNYTYQPEILQGVGTLTTEGKIVDVSETEIKTETKNIKLIPYYARSNRGVGEMKLWFPTKFSNIKIESY; translated from the coding sequence ATGAAAAAAATCGGTTTTATTTTTCTCCTTTTAATATACAGTTCAGTAGGTTTTTCACAATCTTTTTACCCGTATCAGGGCATTTCTTTTAACAAAGTAAAGCTAAACGACAATTTTTGGCTGCCAAAAATTGAAATCAACCGAACGGTAACTATACCCTGGTCATTTGAACAATGCAAAACCACCGGCAGAATCAAAAATTTTGAACAAGCTGCTGCCAGAACCGGTAAGTTTTGCGGAGTTTATGTTTTTGACGACACCGACGTTTACAAAACCATAGAAGGAGCAGCCTACTCTCTGCAGGTCAAATACGATTTTAAATTAGATTCCTATGTTGACTCGCTCATCAATTTAATCGCTGCTGCTCAGGAGCCCGATGGATACCTTTATACTGTAAGAACTATGGGAGATAAGCATAATTGGATCGGAAAAGAACGTTATGAAAAAGAGCATGAACATAGTCATGAGCTTTATAATGCCGGGCATTTTTATGAAGCCGCAACCGCACATTATTGGGCCACAGGTAAAAAAAATATGCTTAATCTTGCTGTAAAAAATGCAGATCACCTGCTTACTGTCTTTGGGCCTGACAAAAAATCAGTAGCACCGGGACATCAGGTGATTGAAATGGGTTTGGTAAAAATGTATCTGGCTACCGGGAAAAAAGAATATCTCGATTTGTCACAATTTTTTATTGAAGCCAGAGGTAAAAGAATCTATCCAAAATCTCCAGGTACCGCCGGAGCGACTGTCTGGGAAACAGGCGAATACTGGCAGGACCACAAACCGGCAACTGAGCAAACCGAAGCCATAGGCCACTCAGTAAGAGCCACTTATCTATATGCCGGCATGGCAGATGTTGCTGCGTTAACCCAAAATCAAAAATATATCGATGCCATAAATAAAATATGGGGAAATGCTGCGGGAAAGAAAACCTATATTACCGGTGGAATCGGTGCATCGGGAGGTTGGGAAGGTTTTGGTCAGGATTATGATCTACCCAACGAAGATGCATATTGTGAAACTTGTGCCGGCATAGGAAATGTCTATTGGAACCACAGGATGTTTATGCTTACCGGAGAAGCTAAATACATGGATATGGTCGAAAGAACGCTATTCAATGGTATTTTGGGAGGTATTGGTTTGGACGGAAAAAGTTTTTACTATGCCAATCCAATGGAATATAGATTTTCGCATGGCGAACTCGGGGGCGAAAACAAACGCTCACCCTGGTTTACCTGTTCATGTTGTCCGACCAATATTTGCCGGTTTATGCCATCAATTCCCGGATACATTTATGCAAAAAAAGACAATCAACTAATTGTAAATCTGTACATTGGAAGTGAAACTGAAATCGAAATTAATCCAAAAGAAAAACTAATGGTAAAACAAACCTCCAATATGCCCTGGGATGGAAAAATTAAGTTTGAAGTCAATTCGACCAATAAAAAAGGAACAACCTACACATTGAAATTCAGGATTCCGGGTTGGGCAAATGGCAATGTTTTCCCTACTGATTTATATGGTGCCAATGTGGTTGCAGAAATTGGAGAAATATTAAAAATCAATGGAGTGACAGTTTCAAGTCCAGATTTAAAAATAGTAAATGGTTACATTATTTTGGAAAAGGTTTGGAAAAAAGGTGACCTGGTAGAGATAAATTTCCCGATGGACACTTATCAGATATTTTCAAATCCTAAAATAGTTGCAAATAAAAATTTACTGTCAGTTCAAAGAGGTCCGGTATTGTATTGTGCCGAATTTGCCGACAATAATGGCAAAACATCAAATATTATGATTCCTGAATTCTCGAAATTTAATTATACCTATCAACCCGAGATATTACAAGGTGTTGGAACCTTGACTACCGAAGGGAAAATAGTGGATGTAAGTGAAACAGAAATAAAAACTGAAACTAAAAATATAAAACTCATACCATATTATGCT